A single genomic interval of Salinarchaeum sp. IM2453 harbors:
- a CDS encoding hydrogenase maturation protease, with product MSAKAQQQKPLVLGIGNAVMGDDGVGLRVVEELESEDVSDIAHTERVGVDGFRVLARLRNHDQAILVDAISGLETGEVYVLTPDKLREENLGHSLHDLSVEHVLRMGNTIYEDEFPSDIYLVGIGISSASFGEEISEDVSNAVQTAVDVIVDILVSNGLDAETYDTTISDGGE from the coding sequence ATGTCTGCCAAAGCACAACAGCAAAAGCCGCTTGTATTGGGTATTGGGAATGCGGTGATGGGTGATGACGGCGTTGGCTTACGTGTTGTTGAGGAACTTGAAAGCGAAGACGTCAGTGACATAGCTCATACAGAGCGCGTGGGTGTTGATGGGTTTCGAGTCCTTGCACGGTTGCGTAATCATGACCAAGCAATCCTTGTCGATGCAATTAGTGGACTAGAAACTGGCGAGGTCTATGTTCTAACCCCAGATAAACTTCGAGAAGAAAACCTCGGGCATTCACTCCATGATCTATCTGTTGAGCATGTTCTCAGAATGGGAAACACAATTTATGAGGACGAATTCCCATCCGACATATACCTTGTCGGCATTGGTATTTCTTCTGCAAGCTTTGGAGAAGAAATTTCAGAGGACGTATCCAATGCCGTTCAGACCGCTGTGGACGTGATTGTTGACATCCTCGTCTCAAATGGTTTAGACGCAGAAACATACGACACAACAATATCTGACGGGGGTGAATAG
- a CDS encoding nickel-dependent hydrogenase large subunit codes for MGELDLSPVTRLEGHLDFTVDLSDGEVADAQSTSAMFRGFEQILSGRDPKDALVITPRICGVCPSSHNMASARTLDDAFNATVPPNGQRVRNLLLGTETMMSHAAHTYVLFGPDLTNEKYSDHDAYPELVARFEPLEGSSYKKAVKRRVDLTEIHGIFAGKRPHSTFVPAGAPVQPSIQDKAKAASLLSDVQTFLEETVLGCSVERWLANESVDDVLEWIDEDASHANSDVGVIIQYGPELGLTDIGEGPGHFIAYGAYPDSTGEKWLPGGFHDGTIHPLDQEKIKEHVKYSWYSDYEGSKHPFDGITEPEYVEENDAYTWAKCPRYDGKVAEAGPLARMMVDQDPLITDIADEFGVSVFSRVLARVHEIVRLAAKSHEWIDNIDLDAPFMGTFEEPDNTDAFGLTEAARGALGHWVQIRDGEIDKYQVVTPSAWNLSPRDYNDTPGPVEQAVIGTSVPDESNPVEVEHVIRSYDPCIACAVHYSTPDEEFKQEIEPVPAPTES; via the coding sequence ATGGGAGAACTAGATCTCAGTCCTGTCACGCGGCTTGAAGGCCATCTAGATTTCACTGTCGATCTTTCTGATGGCGAAGTAGCAGATGCCCAAAGTACCTCGGCAATGTTCCGTGGATTTGAACAAATTCTCAGCGGCCGAGATCCCAAGGATGCACTCGTTATCACCCCAAGAATCTGTGGAGTATGTCCTTCCTCACATAATATGGCATCAGCACGAACACTTGATGATGCCTTCAATGCTACTGTTCCTCCCAATGGACAACGAGTACGAAACCTACTGCTTGGGACAGAAACGATGATGAGCCATGCTGCTCACACGTATGTTCTGTTTGGTCCGGATCTGACAAATGAGAAGTATTCTGACCACGATGCGTATCCAGAGCTTGTCGCTCGGTTTGAGCCGCTTGAGGGTAGTTCATACAAAAAAGCTGTTAAACGCCGTGTGGATCTGACTGAAATCCACGGAATCTTTGCTGGAAAGCGTCCTCACTCAACATTTGTTCCAGCCGGCGCTCCTGTCCAACCATCTATTCAAGACAAAGCAAAAGCAGCCTCACTTCTCTCAGATGTTCAAACATTCCTTGAAGAAACAGTTCTTGGCTGCAGCGTCGAGCGATGGTTAGCGAATGAGAGTGTTGATGATGTTCTTGAATGGATTGACGAAGATGCCAGTCATGCAAACAGCGATGTTGGAGTTATTATCCAATATGGCCCGGAGCTCGGGCTTACTGACATCGGTGAGGGCCCCGGACACTTCATCGCGTACGGGGCATATCCCGACTCAACAGGAGAAAAGTGGCTTCCTGGCGGATTCCACGACGGTACAATTCATCCGCTTGACCAAGAGAAAATTAAAGAACATGTCAAGTATTCGTGGTACTCAGACTACGAAGGCAGCAAGCATCCATTCGATGGCATTACCGAACCAGAATACGTCGAAGAAAACGATGCATACACATGGGCGAAATGTCCTCGATATGATGGCAAAGTTGCTGAAGCCGGACCTCTTGCGCGGATGATGGTTGATCAGGACCCACTGATCACAGATATTGCGGATGAATTTGGAGTTAGTGTATTTAGCCGCGTGTTAGCCCGAGTACACGAAATTGTACGGCTGGCCGCAAAATCACATGAGTGGATAGACAACATCGATCTTGATGCTCCGTTCATGGGCACATTCGAAGAGCCCGACAATACCGATGCGTTCGGACTAACGGAAGCTGCTCGGGGAGCACTTGGACACTGGGTACAAATTCGAGATGGAGAAATAGATAAATACCAGGTTGTCACGCCTTCGGCATGGAATCTTTCCCCGCGAGACTATAATGACACTCCCGGTCCAGTTGAGCAGGCTGTCATTGGAACGTCTGTTCCAGACGAATCGAATCCTGTCGAAGTTGAGCATGTGATCAGAAGCTATGATCCGTGTATCGCCTGTGCCGTCCATTATTCAACACCTGACGAAGAGTTCAAACAGGAGATAGAGCCTGTTCCTGCACCTACTGAGAGCTAA
- a CDS encoding hydrogenase small subunit → MSETVSSKQAHTQADSDKSGTANVLWLQGQTDAGCSMSMMNVQQPDLYGAMDEFDFNFGYMNTINPTSGPEVLDKLEKFGRGDLSLDVLIVEGSVPTGPDGTGMACLIGSKSVMEWVEMLAPEAEFVVAVGTCAAFGNIPAAGPNPTDATGLQFHRREKGGLLGEEFRSNAGLPVVNISGCPVHPDWVIQSLGALLSGEDLSLDEYNRPKTFFDDVTVHQGCPRNEHYEYKEAAEEFGDQGCLYLNMGCEGPNTHAPCNRDKWNRQKSLTQVGIPCHGCNQPDFPEAQMPFFERRDGLTPHSGLKALAYSLGAGFMKAAKPERLTEDSGGD, encoded by the coding sequence ATGTCAGAAACAGTGTCGAGTAAGCAAGCCCACACACAAGCTGACTCAGACAAATCTGGGACAGCCAACGTCTTATGGCTACAAGGGCAGACCGACGCAGGCTGTTCGATGTCAATGATGAATGTACAGCAGCCCGATCTGTATGGAGCAATGGATGAGTTTGACTTTAATTTCGGGTACATGAACACCATTAACCCGACGAGCGGTCCCGAAGTCCTTGATAAACTGGAGAAATTCGGACGCGGAGACCTTTCACTCGATGTGCTAATCGTTGAGGGATCAGTTCCAACCGGACCCGATGGAACTGGTATGGCATGCCTGATTGGATCAAAGAGCGTGATGGAGTGGGTAGAAATGCTAGCACCGGAGGCAGAATTTGTTGTGGCTGTTGGAACATGTGCGGCTTTCGGCAACATTCCAGCTGCTGGCCCCAATCCGACCGATGCAACAGGGTTGCAGTTTCATCGTCGCGAGAAAGGCGGACTCCTTGGAGAAGAGTTTAGATCAAACGCAGGACTCCCCGTGGTTAACATTTCAGGGTGTCCAGTCCATCCTGACTGGGTCATTCAATCACTTGGCGCGTTATTGAGTGGTGAAGATCTGTCTTTGGACGAATATAACCGGCCAAAAACGTTCTTTGACGACGTCACAGTTCACCAAGGATGTCCCCGCAACGAGCACTACGAGTACAAGGAAGCAGCCGAGGAATTCGGCGACCAAGGGTGTCTTTACCTGAATATGGGATGTGAAGGGCCAAATACACACGCTCCCTGTAACCGAGACAAATGGAACCGACAAAAGAGTCTGACACAAGTCGGGATTCCATGTCACGGCTGTAACCAGCCAGACTTCCCAGAGGCACAGATGCCGTTCTTTGAGCGACGTGATGGGCTCACACCACACTCTGGTCTGAAAGCGCTTGCATATTCTCTTGGAGCCGGATTCATGAAAGCAGCTAAGCCCGAACGACTAACAGAGGATAGTGGAGGTGACTGA
- a CDS encoding acyl-CoA synthetase — MSWQVMPDFSSYRKAREQFTWDLPDSFNPARDFLRNHSDPGPEDRVALIDAVSEEQYTFADIDRLSGQLANALADSGIEKGDRIGVIAPQRVETPTTHIAAWRLGAVSVPMTTMYGENAISYRTSDAELDAIIFDPIVADDVEAATSEYDGLDVAIQLNSHPWYVGSGPSNYPDLTVNAPTHTFDEFVSGYSDKQQIVEATPETDSTIMYTSGSTGPPKGVLHGHGLWLGRAAAAHNFFNSNLSSDNINWTPADWAWASALGGLLMGSWHHGTTVVAAPMQGFDPDSVFDLCETYEISNALIPPTALRMLMDADPTEYDLALQTIASAGEPLTPEILDWAEQNFDNLAVNEYYGQTELNLVISNSSRWFDVKPGSMGKPLPGYDVTIRDPETHEKLPPGEVGEIAVKPQDDRVFFKKYLDRPDATANKEHNGWYLTDDHAKMDENGYVWFESRADDVIITSGYRVGPLEVERVLLEHPDVEQAGVIGVPDEKRGEIIKAHVKLASDVAGDENLRSELQELAKGKLAKHEYPREIEFTDSLPMTSSGKIQRVKLRELEEKERSTNIK, encoded by the coding sequence ATGTCATGGCAAGTCATGCCTGACTTCAGTAGCTACAGGAAGGCTCGCGAACAATTTACATGGGATCTACCTGACTCATTTAATCCGGCAAGAGATTTCTTACGAAATCATTCCGATCCGGGACCGGAAGATCGGGTAGCACTCATCGATGCAGTATCAGAAGAACAGTATACCTTTGCAGATATCGATAGGCTTTCCGGTCAGTTAGCAAATGCACTTGCTGACTCCGGAATTGAGAAAGGAGATAGAATTGGAGTCATTGCACCTCAGCGGGTCGAAACCCCAACAACCCACATAGCAGCTTGGCGACTTGGTGCTGTTTCTGTGCCGATGACGACGATGTACGGTGAAAATGCTATATCGTACCGAACCAGCGATGCGGAATTGGATGCAATCATATTTGATCCAATCGTAGCAGATGATGTCGAAGCTGCTACCAGTGAGTATGATGGACTTGATGTTGCCATTCAGTTGAATAGCCACCCATGGTATGTCGGCAGTGGGCCTAGTAACTATCCGGATTTGACTGTTAACGCCCCGACACACACTTTCGACGAGTTCGTCTCTGGGTATTCGGATAAGCAGCAAATTGTCGAGGCAACACCGGAAACGGACAGCACAATCATGTATACATCCGGATCAACCGGTCCACCAAAGGGAGTATTACACGGACACGGACTTTGGCTGGGGCGTGCTGCGGCTGCACATAACTTTTTCAATAGCAACCTGAGCAGTGACAACATTAACTGGACTCCTGCTGACTGGGCATGGGCATCAGCACTCGGAGGATTATTGATGGGCTCTTGGCACCACGGTACAACAGTTGTTGCAGCGCCGATGCAAGGATTTGATCCTGACTCCGTTTTCGACCTCTGTGAAACATATGAGATCAGTAACGCTTTGATTCCCCCTACAGCACTCCGGATGCTTATGGATGCAGATCCAACAGAGTACGATTTAGCTTTACAGACAATTGCTTCGGCAGGAGAGCCACTTACTCCGGAGATATTAGACTGGGCAGAGCAGAACTTTGATAATCTTGCTGTTAACGAATATTACGGACAAACCGAGCTAAATCTTGTCATATCGAACTCATCGCGATGGTTTGATGTAAAGCCAGGAAGTATGGGCAAGCCACTTCCAGGATACGATGTAACTATTCGTGATCCAGAAACGCACGAAAAACTTCCACCAGGAGAAGTCGGCGAAATTGCTGTTAAGCCTCAGGATGACCGGGTCTTCTTCAAGAAGTATCTTGATCGGCCAGATGCAACTGCTAATAAGGAACATAACGGCTGGTATTTAACTGACGATCATGCTAAAATGGACGAAAATGGATATGTCTGGTTCGAATCCCGAGCAGATGACGTTATTATCACGTCAGGATACAGAGTTGGCCCGCTTGAGGTAGAACGTGTTTTGCTAGAACATCCTGATGTCGAGCAGGCAGGTGTAATTGGGGTGCCAGATGAAAAAAGAGGAGAGATTATTAAGGCACATGTTAAATTGGCTTCTGACGTTGCTGGTGATGAAAATCTTCGATCAGAACTTCAAGAACTTGCAAAGGGGAAATTAGCAAAACATGAGTACCCGCGCGAAATAGAATTCACCGACTCATTGCCAATGACCAGCAGTGGAAAAATCCAGCGCGTTAAGCTTCGGGAACTGGAAGAAAAAGAGAGGTCAACTAATATCAAATAA
- a CDS encoding universal stress protein, giving the protein MVDILVPVEEEENQITNIKNTLLGLPFNPEITNLHLLNVFEEFEVESDQWSTINSEEFYEKEFPQPIASLADELQHKGYSLELYRRHGDPVDTIIQLSNEITANMIVVGGRKRSPVGKALFGSVAQSVILQTDIPVLIAESTN; this is encoded by the coding sequence ATGGTAGACATTCTTGTTCCCGTGGAAGAAGAAGAGAACCAAATAACTAATATCAAAAATACACTTCTTGGTCTTCCATTTAATCCTGAAATAACGAACCTTCATCTCCTCAATGTATTTGAAGAGTTTGAAGTCGAAAGTGATCAGTGGTCAACAATCAACTCTGAAGAGTTTTATGAGAAGGAGTTCCCACAACCTATTGCGTCCCTTGCTGATGAACTTCAACATAAAGGCTATTCACTTGAGTTGTATCGCCGTCATGGGGATCCTGTTGATACAATTATACAGCTCTCAAATGAAATTACCGCGAACATGATTGTTGTCGGTGGACGTAAACGAAGTCCTGTTGGAAAAGCATTGTTTGGGAGTGTTGCACAGTCTGTGATCCTACAGACGGACATCCCTGTATTGATTGCAGAAAGCACAAATTAA
- a CDS encoding thiolase C-terminal domain-containing protein — translation MTEFTANDDRALLKLLEVAADRALSDSSTSRSEVDSIHIGNMAAEIFNGRSGLSNAFVSKLGFVGSSVHRVENTSASGASAFNDAVAAVSSGQADVALAVGGEKMSEASTEDATEIIRQVTHADERQQGVTLPGMAGLAANYYLRETEATRHDLAKVAVKNHRNAKHNDFAQFNKNVEASDVLESPEIASPLRLYDCCPTSDGAAAVLLTTAETEVRVPASQSISGTHAVGDRMNPFRISSVENAAERAYQEAGIQPNDIDVASIHDAFTILEWIELEELGLAPEYKAWRLTREGETKRTGKMPVNPGGGLKARGHPLGATGLAQIVEMTWQLREQNHIGCRQVKNASTALTANVAGFGNNCVCTILEGPK, via the coding sequence ATGACAGAGTTCACAGCTAATGATGACCGGGCGCTGCTCAAACTTCTCGAGGTCGCCGCTGATCGCGCGCTTTCCGACAGTAGTACTTCTCGTTCTGAGGTTGATTCAATACACATCGGAAATATGGCTGCTGAGATATTCAATGGACGGTCTGGACTCTCTAATGCGTTTGTTTCTAAGCTTGGATTTGTTGGATCATCTGTTCATCGAGTTGAGAATACGAGTGCGAGTGGTGCGAGTGCGTTCAATGATGCAGTTGCCGCAGTGTCGTCTGGTCAGGCAGATGTTGCTTTGGCAGTAGGTGGTGAGAAAATGTCGGAGGCCTCTACCGAAGATGCAACGGAGATCATCCGTCAAGTTACACATGCTGATGAACGTCAACAAGGAGTTACTCTTCCTGGGATGGCTGGCTTAGCAGCTAATTATTATCTTAGAGAGACTGAGGCTACACGCCATGATTTAGCAAAGGTAGCAGTAAAAAATCACAGAAATGCTAAGCATAATGACTTCGCGCAATTCAACAAAAACGTCGAAGCTAGTGACGTGCTTGAATCACCGGAAATTGCCTCTCCTCTTCGGTTATATGACTGTTGTCCAACGAGCGATGGAGCAGCAGCCGTTCTATTGACTACGGCAGAAACTGAAGTACGTGTGCCAGCGTCTCAGAGTATATCAGGAACACATGCTGTAGGAGATCGGATGAATCCGTTTCGAATTTCGTCAGTTGAAAACGCAGCAGAACGAGCCTATCAAGAAGCTGGTATTCAACCAAATGATATTGACGTGGCAAGTATCCACGATGCGTTTACAATTCTTGAGTGGATTGAACTGGAGGAGTTAGGGCTAGCACCGGAATATAAAGCCTGGAGATTAACTCGAGAAGGAGAGACAAAAAGAACAGGAAAAATGCCAGTTAATCCAGGGGGAGGTCTTAAGGCTCGTGGACATCCTTTAGGAGCAACAGGATTGGCTCAAATTGTTGAGATGACATGGCAACTCAGAGAGCAAAATCATATCGGATGTAGACAGGTTAAGAATGCGAGTACAGCACTTACAGCTAACGTAGCTGGGTTTGGTAACAACTGTGTATGCACCATCTTGGAGGGGCCAAAATGA
- a CDS encoding TRAP transporter fused permease subunit, giving the protein MSTNSADTQSKTLSDVEREIDEKFNEEYDSSIFSSSPIEWFVYIISTIFFVYHMWFAYTFSIPRSQHAIVHLAMILSLWGITRMLKMDQTTIRGKLLSGAYLAYSVVSVIPMYVFMRDYDAIVRTAGVYDNLHIYLGALVILLVLIALVHISRLITSIAIFGLIYSYYGPLMPGPLSHRGLSVERIITMNTIEMEGLFGSLLEISATWVVIFLLLAGIMEKYGGMAAFIKAMTRVAARQQYIQIGQVAVAASMFMGSINGSTAANTATTGSFTIPLMKENGYRGKVAGAIESVASCGGQVLPPIMGAGAFLMAELIEPNYSEIIIGAVVPALLFFAAVSVSISLNSSEKSNIVVNRPAPAATEYLRRLASFYEYVGMFAVLLYYLVIIRSDPMRAGFFAILALLGLRLVKVLAEASRTDEKATQDEMRLYIRQSIEGFRRGAEATLNITILLASLGIVIRALIVTGFAQQLSSQLVGLAGGSIIVMLLLAMIASILFGMGMSTTAAYMIVAILVAPSLVQIGVEEFSAHMFVFYFAIVSNITPPIALSVIIAQGISGSNFWETAVESLKIGYPMFLLPFAFIANDPLLYPSVATLFVSVVVLSGFISVSIGLNSRKEGLTYLHRLIYFVIGLGVVFAPSMLTQTALFMLAVLAIMYYFDWDLQRTLNITRS; this is encoded by the coding sequence ATGTCGACGAATTCCGCTGACACACAAAGTAAGACATTATCAGATGTTGAGCGTGAGATCGATGAGAAATTCAACGAAGAGTATGACTCGTCTATCTTCTCTTCAAGCCCGATAGAATGGTTTGTCTATATTATATCAACTATTTTCTTTGTTTATCATATGTGGTTTGCATATACATTCTCTATTCCCCGGTCACAGCATGCTATCGTTCATCTTGCAATGATTTTGTCACTTTGGGGAATCACGCGCATGCTGAAAATGGATCAGACGACCATCCGAGGCAAACTACTCTCTGGTGCGTACTTGGCGTATTCAGTTGTGTCTGTTATACCGATGTACGTGTTTATGCGAGACTATGACGCTATTGTACGGACTGCTGGTGTTTACGATAACTTGCACATATACTTGGGAGCGCTAGTTATATTACTAGTACTTATCGCCCTCGTCCATATCTCACGGCTTATTACTAGTATTGCAATATTTGGGCTGATCTATTCATACTATGGACCGTTGATGCCAGGCCCGCTGAGCCACAGGGGACTCAGTGTTGAGCGAATTATAACAATGAATACCATCGAAATGGAAGGATTGTTCGGAAGTCTTCTTGAAATCTCTGCAACTTGGGTCGTTATATTTCTCCTCCTTGCTGGTATTATGGAAAAATACGGAGGCATGGCTGCGTTCATTAAGGCGATGACAAGGGTTGCTGCTCGACAACAGTATATCCAAATTGGACAGGTAGCAGTCGCAGCGAGTATGTTCATGGGATCAATCAACGGTTCAACCGCTGCGAATACAGCAACAACCGGCTCTTTTACTATCCCACTCATGAAGGAAAATGGCTACCGCGGAAAAGTTGCCGGTGCAATAGAATCGGTTGCCTCCTGCGGTGGACAAGTTCTCCCTCCAATCATGGGTGCTGGTGCGTTTTTGATGGCAGAACTGATCGAACCAAACTACTCAGAGATTATCATTGGAGCTGTCGTTCCAGCTCTTCTTTTCTTTGCTGCAGTTTCCGTGTCGATATCACTCAATTCTTCTGAAAAAAGTAACATTGTAGTCAACCGGCCAGCTCCTGCAGCCACAGAATATCTCAGACGACTTGCTAGCTTCTACGAGTATGTTGGAATGTTTGCAGTCTTGCTGTACTATCTCGTTATTATTCGAAGTGATCCCATGCGGGCTGGATTCTTTGCCATCCTTGCCCTTCTAGGTCTTCGGCTGGTGAAAGTGCTCGCTGAGGCCTCACGAACAGACGAAAAAGCAACACAGGACGAAATGAGGTTATATATCCGACAGAGTATTGAAGGGTTCCGCAGAGGAGCAGAAGCGACTCTCAACATTACGATTCTTCTGGCAAGTTTGGGAATCGTGATCAGAGCGTTAATTGTAACCGGGTTTGCACAACAACTGTCTTCCCAGTTAGTTGGCTTGGCTGGCGGATCAATCATCGTGATGCTTCTCCTGGCTATGATAGCATCCATTCTGTTTGGCATGGGTATGTCGACAACTGCTGCGTACATGATTGTCGCTATTCTGGTTGCTCCGTCTCTTGTACAGATTGGTGTTGAAGAATTCAGCGCACACATGTTTGTGTTTTATTTTGCGATTGTATCGAATATCACTCCACCAATCGCTTTATCAGTGATTATTGCACAGGGAATTTCAGGCTCAAACTTCTGGGAAACAGCAGTTGAGTCACTAAAGATCGGATATCCAATGTTCTTACTACCATTTGCATTTATCGCCAACGACCCGCTGCTGTACCCATCTGTTGCTACTCTATTTGTATCAGTAGTTGTGTTATCTGGGTTTATATCAGTCAGTATCGGTCTTAATAGCAGGAAGGAGGGATTGACTTATCTACATCGCCTGATCTACTTTGTAATAGGACTTGGAGTAGTGTTCGCACCATCTATGCTCACCCAGACTGCCTTGTTTATGCTTGCTGTACTTGCTATTATGTATTATTTCGATTGGGACTTGCAACGAACACTAAATATTACCAGAAGCTAA
- a CDS encoding TAXI family TRAP transporter solute-binding subunit, giving the protein MMKTGTDGNMTESNTSQSNDSSSQTSRREYIQGAAAAGTIGITGLAGCLDVLQVDSEDEWSLGTSSEGSSSFQIGSTWTEYMDSEDLLDTEIEPIVTEGTGASYRRLDQGEFEISGTTTQLLEDSPDEGDFEDEPLEDFDSIRQVRGYMAFYNFGVYNAEEVSGWDDLEDRPIAISSAGSGTRSPVEWLVDQEIGMDNIDNRYMAFADIPAALRDGTVDAAFTWTVNEDDPTGWLQEIDETVDWEPLEFSDSTIQSLDEDLAYSTYHELDEETVGEFSDNWSDPVDSFTLTYLYVVKEDADPDLVYDIAEMTHEHGEDLLDQNGAMDFFPDPDMFLGTLHPDVPFHQGAYEYYQNAGFWDDYDLTPPPEEQ; this is encoded by the coding sequence ATGATGAAGACAGGGACAGACGGTAACATGACAGAATCTAACACTTCACAGTCAAACGATTCTTCAAGTCAGACGAGTCGCCGAGAATATATCCAAGGTGCTGCTGCAGCAGGGACTATAGGAATAACGGGGCTTGCTGGTTGCCTTGATGTATTACAGGTAGATAGCGAAGATGAATGGTCTCTTGGAACTTCTTCTGAAGGTTCTTCTTCTTTTCAGATTGGTTCGACGTGGACTGAATATATGGACAGCGAAGACTTACTAGACACAGAGATTGAACCAATCGTTACTGAAGGAACAGGAGCATCATACAGAAGACTTGATCAGGGTGAGTTTGAGATATCCGGAACAACAACACAATTATTGGAGGATTCGCCAGATGAAGGAGACTTTGAAGACGAACCTCTCGAAGATTTTGATTCGATTCGACAAGTACGCGGATACATGGCATTTTACAACTTTGGTGTATACAATGCTGAGGAAGTAAGTGGATGGGATGATCTTGAGGATCGACCAATTGCAATCTCTTCAGCTGGATCGGGAACGCGTTCACCGGTCGAATGGCTTGTTGATCAAGAGATTGGAATGGACAACATCGACAATCGATACATGGCCTTCGCTGATATCCCGGCAGCACTGAGAGATGGAACTGTCGATGCAGCTTTTACATGGACCGTGAATGAGGATGACCCGACAGGATGGCTACAAGAAATAGACGAAACCGTTGACTGGGAGCCACTCGAATTCTCAGATTCAACAATCCAGTCCCTTGATGAAGATTTGGCTTATTCAACATACCATGAACTAGATGAAGAAACAGTAGGAGAGTTTTCTGATAACTGGTCTGATCCGGTCGATTCGTTCACGCTGACATACCTGTATGTGGTGAAAGAAGACGCCGATCCAGATCTCGTGTATGACATCGCTGAGATGACTCATGAACACGGTGAGGACCTGCTTGACCAAAACGGTGCAATGGATTTCTTCCCAGATCCAGACATGTTTCTTGGAACTCTCCATCCAGACGTTCCATTCCACCAAGGAGCATACGAATACTACCAAAATGCCGGATTTTGGGATGATTATGACTTGACCCCTCCACCAGAGGAACAGTAA
- a CDS encoding NADPH:quinone reductase: MRAAQYHEYGDESVLTVRDVDKPSIESGEILVKTEAASVNPIDTYIREGDVKPTAGLPHIPGADLAGVVAETADDVNRFSAGDRVFATGLGLFSQGSYAEYVAVPQEHAAILPEEITFDSGAAAAMAFATSWRALINRGDLQIGDIAVIHGASGGVGHAAVQVADAAGAYVVGTAREGDPSEFVYDCGADAVVDYRSEHLADELNQVTDTRNVDVILDTHADIHLDANLQNLSRNGNIVVIGEKDTISFDGAISMRAKQTDANVRFMSIMASADDQASILSKVAEKLSTGDFSVKIDRTYSLAEISKAHQKVMDSSNIGKVVINI, from the coding sequence ATGCGTGCTGCTCAATATCACGAGTACGGAGACGAAAGTGTCCTTACTGTACGGGATGTCGACAAGCCATCTATAGAGAGCGGGGAAATACTGGTTAAGACTGAAGCAGCGAGTGTAAACCCAATAGATACCTATATACGAGAGGGTGATGTAAAGCCCACAGCTGGGCTCCCACACATACCGGGAGCGGACCTGGCCGGTGTTGTAGCTGAGACAGCCGATGATGTTAATCGATTCTCAGCAGGTGATCGAGTTTTTGCAACAGGATTAGGATTGTTCTCCCAAGGATCCTATGCAGAATATGTTGCGGTCCCTCAAGAACATGCAGCAATACTACCAGAGGAGATTACATTTGATTCCGGAGCTGCTGCAGCGATGGCATTTGCGACGAGTTGGCGTGCGCTTATTAATCGAGGCGATCTGCAAATCGGAGATATAGCTGTGATTCATGGCGCCTCTGGAGGAGTCGGACACGCTGCTGTTCAAGTTGCTGACGCTGCTGGCGCATATGTAGTCGGTACAGCACGGGAAGGTGATCCATCTGAATTTGTCTATGATTGTGGAGCAGATGCAGTTGTAGATTACCGTAGTGAACACCTCGCAGATGAACTTAACCAAGTTACAGATACCCGAAATGTAGACGTAATTCTTGATACTCATGCTGACATACATCTTGACGCTAACCTACAGAATCTTAGCCGAAATGGGAATATTGTTGTCATTGGTGAGAAAGACACAATTTCATTCGACGGTGCTATTAGCATGCGGGCTAAGCAAACAGATGCCAACGTTCGCTTCATGTCAATAATGGCATCCGCAGATGATCAAGCATCAATCCTCTCTAAAGTTGCTGAGAAACTGTCCACAGGAGACTTCAGTGTCAAAATTGACCGGACTTATTCGCTTGCTGAGATTTCAAAAGCTCATCAAAAAGTTATGGATTCAAGCAACATCGGGAAAGTTGTTATTAATATATAG